The genomic stretch TTTTATGCTGAAAAAAATATTAAAAAGAAAATGATCGGACTAATGGAATACCGTATGAAAAGAAACCCGCTCCCGCTCTATTTATCCCTGCTGTATTTAATTCTATCCGCCGCGCTTTGTTTTGCCCAAAACATAAGCCCGATGAAAGGGTTCTCCGAAAGCGATAGGATATTGATTCTCGCCCCGCACCCGGATGACGAGGTGATGGCCACCGGCGGCGTTATTCAGGAAGCGCTGAAAGCAAAGGCCAAGGTGAGAGTGCTATTCCTGACTAACGGCGATCATAACGAACCCGCTTTCATAGTGTACGAGAAACGGCTGACTGTAAGGAAGGGCGAATTTATACATATGGGGCAGGTGAGAAGAAAAGAATCGCTCGAGGCGCTGAAGATGTTAGGGCTGGAAGAAAAAGATTGCGTGTTTTTAGGCTATCCGGATTTTGGCACAATGGAGATACTGCTTAAATATTGGGGCGATACCAGGCCGTTCAGATATATACTGACGCGAATATCCAGGGTGCCTTATTCCAATTGCCTGTCGCCCGAAGCGCCTTATGTCGGCGAAAGCGTTTTAAATGATATAGAGAATATTATAAGAGATTTCAAACCGACCAGGATATTCGTCTCTCACCCTGTCGATGTTAACAGAGACCACCGTTCGCTATACCTGTTTTTGCGGATAGCTCTATGGGACCTGGAAAGCGAGATGGCCAGGCCGGATATATTGCCGTACCTTGTCCATGTAAAAGGATGGCCGGAGCCGAGAGGGTATCATCCGGAATTGGAGCTGGCGGTGCCCGATACGCTGAAAAGCGGTGAAATATCCTGGCTAAGTTTGGGATTGACGGATGCGGAAGTGAAGACGAAGCACGACGCTATGGAGTCTTATAAGAGTCAAAATGAATATAATCCGGCTTATCTGGTCACTTATGCAAGAAAGAACGAACTTACCGGTGATTATCCGGACGTTACACTGTCCAAAAAGAGCGTATGGTGCAGCGCCGGGGCAATTCTGGCATACGAACGCAAAGATAATAAGCTGCTTATAAAGCTGGCGTTAAAAAACAGG from Candidatus Omnitrophota bacterium encodes the following:
- a CDS encoding PIG-L family deacetylase; this encodes MKRNPLPLYLSLLYLILSAALCFAQNISPMKGFSESDRILILAPHPDDEVMATGGVIQEALKAKAKVRVLFLTNGDHNEPAFIVYEKRLTVRKGEFIHMGQVRRKESLEALKMLGLEEKDCVFLGYPDFGTMEILLKYWGDTRPFRYILTRISRVPYSNCLSPEAPYVGESVLNDIENIIRDFKPTRIFVSHPVDVNRDHRSLYLFLRIALWDLESEMARPDILPYLVHVKGWPEPRGYHPELELAVPDTLKSGEISWLSLGLTDAEVKTKHDAMESYKSQNEYNPAYLVTYARKNELTGDYPDVTLSKKSVWCSAGAILAYERKDNKLLIKLALKNRLEKDLGISIFLLGYRKDSEFSEMPKLIINIGLNTLSVKDRRRNVSAEKVQLTYEGNNLILRIPLSLLKDPAYILACVKAGSIVMPFEDTAWRAIQIVDKDPVKL